Proteins from one Rosa chinensis cultivar Old Blush chromosome 7, RchiOBHm-V2, whole genome shotgun sequence genomic window:
- the LOC112175776 gene encoding transcription factor MYB86, which translates to MGRHSCCLKQKLRKGLWSPEEDEKLFNYITRFGVGCWSSVPKLAGLQRCGKSCRLRWINYLRPDLKRGMFSQQEEDLIISLHEVLGNRWAQIAAQLPGRTDNEIKNFWNSCLKKKLMKQGIDPTTHKPLTDEELLKDDKTNIVKCSELNNESSSLPLVPAHEHHHELPMANSSQGPTFLVNDSSYFDGTSTGISTTQTSRAAAAFDSLSYFEFQTSIDPSGYNSDLVTSTQYHPPTTNSIRPSFNYEAIIGYNSMPSLANSDHGSMSGTDFSFSSSNSSTAGFHMNHNNNVVENNAGTFSWDINTENKLESLFHQFDGPKSEELVMMKPNSSSWEEGQLHHQHQNSVDFSSYPLTSLSEDLTGANFDVFQHI; encoded by the exons ATGGGACGCCATTCGTGTTGTTTGAAGCAAAAGTTAAGGAAAGGTCTCTGGTCACCGGAAGAAGACGAGAAGCTCTTCAATTACATCACTAGATTTGGCGTCGGTTGCTGGAGCTCTGTCCCCAAGCTTGCAG GGTTGCAAAGATGTGGTAAGAGTTGCAGGTTGAGATGGATAAACTACTTGAGGCCTGATTTAAAGAGAGGAATGTTCTCTCAGCAAGAAGAGGACCTCATTATTAGTCTCCATGAAGTTCTTGGGAACAG GTGGGCTCAAATTGCAGCACAATTGCCAGGAAGAACAGATAATGAGATAAAGAACTTCTGGAATTCGTGTTTGAAGAAGAAGCTAATGAAGCAAGGGATTGACCCGACCACTCACAAGCCACTAACAGATGAAGAACTACTCAAAGACGATAAGACGAATATAGTCAAGTGCTCAGAATTGAATAACGAGTCTTCATCCTTGCCACTAGTGCCAGCTCATGAGCATCACCACGAACTTCCCATGGCTAATTCATCACAAGGTCCAACATTTCTCGTCAACGATTCGAGTTATTTTGATGGTACTAGTACCGGAATAAGTACTACACAAACTTCCAGAGCTGCAGCTGCCTTCGACTCTCTATCCTATTTCGAGTTCCAAACTAGTATCGATCCATCCGGGTACAATTCTGACCTCGTTACTAGTACTCAATATCATCCGCCTACTACAAATTCCATTAGACCCTCTTTCAATTATGAAGCAATTATCGGATACAATTCTATGCCAAGTTTGGCGAATTCGGACCATGGAAGCATGTCCGGCACAGACTTCTCCTTTAGTTCAAGCAATAGCTCAACTGCCGGTTTCCATATGAACCACAACAACAATGTAGTGGAAAATAATGCAGGTACTTTTTCTTGGGATATAAACACAGAGAACAAATTAGAGTCCTTGTTTCATCAATTTGATGGCCCGAAATCAGAGGAACTAGTCATGATGAAGCCCAATTCATCATCATGGGAAGAAGGGCAGcttcatcatcaacatcagAATTCAGTAGATTTCAGTAGCTATCCGTTAACGTCGCTATCAGAAGATCTAACAGGTGCAAACTTTGATGTCTTCCAGCATATTTGA